From Candidatus Omnitrophota bacterium, the proteins below share one genomic window:
- the rpsO gene encoding 30S ribosomal protein S15 has protein sequence MTITTEAKKSLINSFKKNDKDTGSAPVQIAILTERINMLTDHFKIHKKDHHSRQGLLKLVSQRRKLLEYLKRESSEAYTKILDRLDLRK, from the coding sequence ATGACGATCACCACAGAAGCAAAAAAGAGCCTGATAAACAGTTTCAAGAAAAATGACAAAGACACAGGCTCGGCTCCGGTCCAGATAGCCATCCTCACGGAGAGGATCAACATGCTGACCGACCACTTCAAAATCCACAAGAAAGACCATCATTCCCGCCAGGGTCTCCTCAAGCTTGTCAGCCAAAGGCGCAAGCTTCTGGAATACCTCAAGAGAGAGAGTTCCGAGGCTTATACGAAAATCCTGGACAGGCTTGACCTGAGGAAATAA